Proteins encoded by one window of Arabidopsis thaliana chromosome 2, partial sequence:
- a CDS encoding MATE efflux family protein (MATE efflux family protein; FUNCTIONS IN: antiporter activity, drug transmembrane transporter activity; INVOLVED IN: drug transmembrane transport, transmembrane transport; LOCATED IN: chloroplast; EXPRESSED IN: 22 plant structures; EXPRESSED DURING: 13 growth stages; CONTAINS InterPro DOMAIN/s: Multi antimicrobial extrusion protein MatE (InterPro:IPR002528); BEST Arabidopsis thaliana protein match is: MATE efflux family protein (TAIR:AT4G39030.1); Has 7873 Blast hits to 7863 proteins in 1757 species: Archae - 156; Bacteria - 6520; Metazoa - 33; Fungi - 48; Plants - 395; Viruses - 0; Other Eukaryotes - 721 (source: NCBI BLink).), which translates to MQIQCKTLTFTVSSIPCNPKLPFPSSLTLRSWNPSFPSFRSSAVSGPKSSLKLNRFLRNCASTNQELVVDGETGNGSISELQGDAANGSISPVEVEAEVEEVKVDDLATQSIWGQMKEIVMFTGPAAGLWLCGPLMSLIDTAVIGQGSSLELAALGPATVICDYLCYTFMFLSVATSNLVATSLARQDKDEVQHQISILLFIGLACGVTMMVLTRLFGSWALTGVKNADIVPAANKYVQIRGLAWPAVLIGWVAQSASLGMKDSWGPLKALAVASAINGVGDVVLCTFLGYGIAGAAWATMVSQVVAAYMMMDALNKKGYSAFSFCVPSPSELLTIFGLAAPVFITMMSKVLFYTLLVYFATSMGTNIIAAHQVMLQIYTMSTVWGEPLSQTAQSFMPELLFGINRNLPKARVLLKSLVIIGATLGIVVGTIGTAVPWLFPGIFTRDKVVTSEMHKVIIPYFLALSITPSTHSLEGTLLAGRDLRYISLSMTGCLAVAGLLLMLLSNGGFGLRGCWYALVGFQWARFSLSLFRLLSRDGVLYSEDTSRYAEKVKAA; encoded by the exons ATGCAAATTCAAtgcaaaaccctaacttttaCAGTTTCTTCGATTCCTTGTAACCCAAAGCTACCATTCCCATCTTCCCTCACTTTACGGTCATGGAATCCTTCATTCCCGAGTTTCAGGAGCTCCGCTGTTTCCGGACCAAAGTCATCACTGAAGCTGAACAGGTTTTTAAGAAACTGTGCAAGTACGAATCAGGAGCTTGTTGTTGATGGAGAAACCGGAAATGGGTCGATTTCGGAGCTCCAAGGAGATGCAGCAAATGGTTCGATTTCGCCGGTGGAAGTGGAAGCAGAAGTAGAAGAAGTGAAGGTAGATGATTTGGCGACTCAGAGCATTTGGGGACAGATGAAAGAGATCGTCATGTTTACCGGACCTGCCGCGGGATTGTGGCTATGTGGGCCGTTGATGAGTCTCATTGATACGGCGGTGATTGGTCAAGGAAGCTCACTCGAACTCGCTGCTTTAG GTCCTGCTACCGTCATCTGTGATTATTTGTGTTATACGTTCATGTTCCTCTCAGTTGCGACTTCAAATCTTGTTGCTACCTCTCTTGCTCGGCAG GATAAAGATGAAGTACAACATCAGATATCGATCTTGCTTTTCATTGGGTTGGCTTGTGGAGTCACGATGATGGTGTTGACAAGACTGTTTGGTTCCTGGGCACTAACTG GGGTAAAGAATGCCGACATTGTTCCAGCAGCTAATAAATATGTTCAG ATTCGTGGTTTAGCATGGCCAGCTGTTCTCATTGGATGGGTTGCTCAAAGTGCAAG TCTTGGTATGAAAGACTCATGGGGACCTCTTAAGGCTTTGGCGGTTGCTAGTGCAATAAACGGTGTTGGTGATGTGGTCTTATGCACCTTTCTAGGATATGGTATAGCAGGTGCAGCTTGGGCAACTATGGTGTCACAA GTTGTTGCTGCTTATATGATGATGGACGCATTGAACAAGAAAGGATACAGCGCATTCTCATTCTGTGTTCCTTCTCCAAGTGAACTTTTGACGATTTTTGGACTCGCTGCCCCTGTCTTTATAACTATGATGTCAAAG GTTTTGTTCTATACGCTCCTTGTGTACTTTGCTACATCAATGGGTACAAATATCATAGCTGCTCATCAG GTTATGCTTCAGATATATACCATGAGTACGGTTTGGGGGGAGCCTCTCTCTCAAACTGCACAGTCCTTTATGCCTGAGCTTTTATTCGGAATCAATCGTAATTTGCCTAAA GCTAGGGTGCTTCTGAAGTCACTAGTTATCATCGGAGCTACGCTAGGAATAGTAGTCGGAACCATTGGCACAGCAGTTCCATGGCTGTTCCCTGGCATCTTCACACGTGACAAGGTTGTCACATCCGAG ATGCACAAGGTCATAATACCGTATTTTCTTGCTTTATCCATCACTCCAAGTACTCACAGTCTTGAAGGCACCTTACTG GCTGGAAGAGATCTTAGATATATCAGCTTGTCAATGACTGGATGCTTAGCGGTCGCTGGGCTTCTACTTATG CTTCTGAGCAATGGAGGATTTGGTTTGAGAGGCTGCTGGTATGCTCTCGTGGGATTCCAATGG GCTCggttttctctatctcttttcCGCCTTCTATCGCGGGATGGTGTACTGTACTCCGAAGATACAAGCCGATACGCTGAGAAAGTGAAAGCTGCGTAG
- a CDS encoding MATE efflux family protein (MATE efflux family protein; FUNCTIONS IN: antiporter activity, drug transmembrane transporter activity; INVOLVED IN: drug transmembrane transport, transmembrane transport; LOCATED IN: chloroplast; EXPRESSED IN: 22 plant structures; EXPRESSED DURING: 13 growth stages; CONTAINS InterPro DOMAIN/s: Multi antimicrobial extrusion protein MatE (InterPro:IPR002528); BEST Arabidopsis thaliana protein match is: MATE efflux family protein (TAIR:AT4G39030.1); Has 7799 Blast hits to 7783 proteins in 1733 species: Archae - 152; Bacteria - 6456; Metazoa - 30; Fungi - 49; Plants - 387; Viruses - 0; Other Eukaryotes - 725 (source: NCBI BLink).): MQIQCKTLTFTVSSIPCNPKLPFPSSLTLRSWNPSFPSFRSSAVSGPKSSLKLNRFLRNCASTNQELVVDGETGNGSISELQGDAANGSISPVEVEAEVEEVKVDDLATQSIWGQMKEIVMFTGPAAGLWLCGPLMSLIDTAVIGQGSSLELAALGPATVICDYLCYTFMFLSVATSNLVATSLARQDKDEVQHQISILLFIGLACGVTMMVLTRLFGSWALTAFTGVKNADIVPAANKYVQIRGLAWPAVLIGWVAQSASLGMKDSWGPLKALAVASAINGVGDVVLCTFLGYGIAGAAWATMVSQVVAAYMMMDALNKKGYSAFSFCVPSPSELLTIFGLAAPVFITMMSKVLFYTLLVYFATSMGTNIIAAHQVMLQIYTMSTVWGEPLSQTAQSFMPELLFGINRNLPKARVLLKSLVIIGATLGIVVGTIGTAVPWLFPGIFTRDKVVTSEMHKVIIPYFLALSITPSTHSLEGTLLAGRDLRYISLSMTGCLAVAGLLLMLLSNGGFGLRGCWYALVGFQWARFSLSLFRLLSRDGVLYSEDTSRYAEKVKAA; the protein is encoded by the exons ATGCAAATTCAAtgcaaaaccctaacttttaCAGTTTCTTCGATTCCTTGTAACCCAAAGCTACCATTCCCATCTTCCCTCACTTTACGGTCATGGAATCCTTCATTCCCGAGTTTCAGGAGCTCCGCTGTTTCCGGACCAAAGTCATCACTGAAGCTGAACAGGTTTTTAAGAAACTGTGCAAGTACGAATCAGGAGCTTGTTGTTGATGGAGAAACCGGAAATGGGTCGATTTCGGAGCTCCAAGGAGATGCAGCAAATGGTTCGATTTCGCCGGTGGAAGTGGAAGCAGAAGTAGAAGAAGTGAAGGTAGATGATTTGGCGACTCAGAGCATTTGGGGACAGATGAAAGAGATCGTCATGTTTACCGGACCTGCCGCGGGATTGTGGCTATGTGGGCCGTTGATGAGTCTCATTGATACGGCGGTGATTGGTCAAGGAAGCTCACTCGAACTCGCTGCTTTAG GTCCTGCTACCGTCATCTGTGATTATTTGTGTTATACGTTCATGTTCCTCTCAGTTGCGACTTCAAATCTTGTTGCTACCTCTCTTGCTCGGCAG GATAAAGATGAAGTACAACATCAGATATCGATCTTGCTTTTCATTGGGTTGGCTTGTGGAGTCACGATGATGGTGTTGACAAGACTGTTTGGTTCCTGGGCACTAACTG CTTTTACAGGGGTAAAGAATGCCGACATTGTTCCAGCAGCTAATAAATATGTTCAG ATTCGTGGTTTAGCATGGCCAGCTGTTCTCATTGGATGGGTTGCTCAAAGTGCAAG TCTTGGTATGAAAGACTCATGGGGACCTCTTAAGGCTTTGGCGGTTGCTAGTGCAATAAACGGTGTTGGTGATGTGGTCTTATGCACCTTTCTAGGATATGGTATAGCAGGTGCAGCTTGGGCAACTATGGTGTCACAA GTTGTTGCTGCTTATATGATGATGGACGCATTGAACAAGAAAGGATACAGCGCATTCTCATTCTGTGTTCCTTCTCCAAGTGAACTTTTGACGATTTTTGGACTCGCTGCCCCTGTCTTTATAACTATGATGTCAAAG GTTTTGTTCTATACGCTCCTTGTGTACTTTGCTACATCAATGGGTACAAATATCATAGCTGCTCATCAG GTTATGCTTCAGATATATACCATGAGTACGGTTTGGGGGGAGCCTCTCTCTCAAACTGCACAGTCCTTTATGCCTGAGCTTTTATTCGGAATCAATCGTAATTTGCCTAAA GCTAGGGTGCTTCTGAAGTCACTAGTTATCATCGGAGCTACGCTAGGAATAGTAGTCGGAACCATTGGCACAGCAGTTCCATGGCTGTTCCCTGGCATCTTCACACGTGACAAGGTTGTCACATCCGAG ATGCACAAGGTCATAATACCGTATTTTCTTGCTTTATCCATCACTCCAAGTACTCACAGTCTTGAAGGCACCTTACTG GCTGGAAGAGATCTTAGATATATCAGCTTGTCAATGACTGGATGCTTAGCGGTCGCTGGGCTTCTACTTATG CTTCTGAGCAATGGAGGATTTGGTTTGAGAGGCTGCTGGTATGCTCTCGTGGGATTCCAATGG GCTCggttttctctatctcttttcCGCCTTCTATCGCGGGATGGTGTACTGTACTCCGAAGATACAAGCCGATACGCTGAGAAAGTGAAAGCTGCGTAG